AGTGCTGTTGGTGACGCTTGTTGATAACAGTGCTGGCAGCTTTGAAGCGTACCCAAATCTGCTCGCGAAGTTCCTTGGCAACAGGACCTGTCTCACGATATTCTTGATGAAGTTCCTGTAACTGGTGGAATGCACTGATAACATCTGTTTCTTCCGCCAACTTCTCAGCTGCTTCACAGAGTTTAGTCTTCTTCTCAAGATTCTTCTTGAAGTCGTATTCGCGTGCCTCACGATTGAGGTTTAACAAGTCATAGAACTGCTCAACATAGAGTTGATAGTTGCGCCAAAGTTCGTTAGCCTTCTCAGCAGGAACCATCTTGATTTCTTTCCACTCGTGCTGAAGCTTCTTGAACTGGTCAAAGTTCTTGTTAGCCTCTTCAGGAGTAGTAGCCATCGCCTTAATCTGTTCGATGATAGCTTCTTTCTTCTTGAGGTTCTGCTGCTTCTCCTCTTCAAGTGCGAGGAAAGCCTTTTGGCGTTTTTCCTTAATGATGGTCATCTCTGCCTTGAAGATTTCTTCATCCTCATCAGGCAATACCTGGTATTTCTCTGGGTCACCGCCATTCTCGAGATAAGCTTTCTGCTGTGCTTCACGTTCAACAAAATGCAACTTGTAGAATACCGTTTTCAGGTGCTCTACTTCAGCTTTCTCTGGTGTTTCGTTACTGTCAACGATAGCTTTCAGGCGCTCAATAATCTCCTTTTTTGAACTATAAGTCTTAGTAGCGAGATTTTCCTTCTCGCTCTCTGACTTCGTTTCAACTGGTTGATTGAGGTTTTCTTCTACAGCATCAGTATTAACATTCTGCACTTCGGAATTCTCCGTTGTAGCGTTGGCTGCAACTTCTTCAGACAGCTTAACTTCTTCTGTACCCTGATTCAGGGCATTTTCTTGAGAGTCCATCATTTCACTTTTTGTTTGTGATTTGGGTTTTTCCACATTTAAGGTTTCAGACCATTGCATAGATGCACGGTAGTCTTCTACCACTAATATATCAACTGCAAACTTAGATAAAAAGTTTGAATGTACCTAATTTTAAGTTGTTTTTTTTTAATTTCTCTCTTCTAAAGTAGGCGTTTACGGCGTAGCAGCCACCATGATGCAGCAGAAACGACGACTGATAAGAACATTGCAACAGGGAATCCCCATGGATTCGTTTCCATTCCATTGACAAGGTTCATACCGAAGAGGGAGGATATAAGCGTTGGCAACATCATAACAATTGACACCGAGGTGAGCGTACGCATCACGGTGTTCATGTTGTTGTTGATAATGCTTGAGTAGGTGTCCATGGTGGATTCAAGAATATCAGAGTAGATACTCGTGGTTTCTCGTGCCTGTGACATCTCAATATTTACGTCTTCAATCAGGTCGGCATCCAACTCGTCAATCTGCAACTTAAACTTCAACTTAGCCAAAAGGTTCTCGTTGCCACGAATGGATGTGATGAAGTAGGTAAGCGAATCCTGCAGACGACTCAGTCCAATCAAGCTTTCGTTGTCTACACCTTTATCCAAGTTGCGCTTTGCCTTTTCAATCAAAGTATTGATTTGCTTCAGTCGTTTTAGATACCACACAGCAGAAGAAAGGAAGAGGCGGAAAATCAGGTCTACATAGTCAGTAAAGCCCTCATTCCTCTTTTGCTGATAGCTGACAAAGTCGAGCATCATATTTGTTTCAAAGTTGCAAACCGTGATGGTTACATCTTTCTTGTGAATGATACCTAATGGTACTGTTGTATATGGGGTTCGTGAGCGAATTTCCTTCACGTAAGGGATACGGAGGATTATCAGCATCCAACCATCATCATATTCATAGCGTGCTCGCTCATCGGTATCGCTGATATCCGATAAGAAGTAGTCTGGAATATGAAAAGTGTCTTCGAGTTCTTGCTGATCCTGCTCTGTTGGGCAAGTTACCTGAATCCAGCAGTTAGGCTGCCATTCTTTAATGGTATTCAGGGTTCCGTTAATGTTCCAATATGTCTTCATTAGCTAATCTCCATAGTTAAATAATAGTGTGGGGATTAGCAACTTCTTGTTGTAATCCTCACGCTTAGTGTTTGAAATTCTCCGCGTGATAATCGTCCATTTAAAAATTATGTATTGGTTTTGTGACTGCAAAATTAGCTAAAAAAATCGGTTGTGGCAAACAAAAGGTTAAGTTTTTCATTGTTTGTGAGGGGCTGAGAAAATGTGTCTGGAGATGAGATGAAGAAAAGTTGCAAGGGCTAATTTTATTTGTAACTACGTGCATTTTCTTTGCTAATAGTATGATATATCTCCTTACCTTTATGTTATATATTCTCGTCTTGTGCTTTTTTCTAAGCAACTTATGTCTAAGTTAGCTTTTACTTGTTATATCCTACCATTGATTAAGTTCGTTATGACGAATCTCTTTTAAGTCTTTTAATAGATGTGCTGATGGTCCGCACGTGTGGTGCTGATAGTTCGCACATATGGTGCTGATGGTCCGCACCATTGGTGCTGAGTACTAAATAGGATGTAGAATGTAGTTGGATTGAGGGCAATGTTATGCTTTTGAATCACATAACTGGCGTGCCAAAGCCTTAATCTCTGCTCTTGCTGGTTTTCCATTACCTGTTTGGGGAAGGGTAGGAACGTGGAAGATGAAACAAGGTTGCCAGAACTTTGGAAGACGTTGTTGGCAGAGTGTTCTGACTGCATTGGTGTCGTCTTGTGTAGTGAGTAAAACCACAGCTTCGCCAAAACGCTCGTCGGGGCAGCTTGTTATAGCAAAATCGGCTGTAAGAGAGGAGTTTAGTAGGTGTTCTACTTCCTCAATCTGAATCTTAATGCCACCAGAATCAATCACATTATCTTTTCGTCCAAGGATACGGAAGCAAGGAGTATTAAGTCCTTCCTTTGTGTTCGTAGGGAGAATTTCAGCTCTGTCGTTGGTGACTAAAGGATGAGAGCAAACGGCAGGGGCATCAATGACCAGGCAATCTTCTTCATTGAGCCATACTTTCACACCGTCAAAGGGTTTGTACCACTCACTGGTGTCAGGTCCATTCAGACATCGGAGCGCAATATGTGAGAGCGTTTCCGTCATCCCGTAGGTACTCCAAACGGCGTTAGGGAAATCCTGTAAAGCAGCTGACAGTTTATCATCAACAGCACCACCGCCTATAATAAGATGGTGGATACGGCGCAAACGCTCACGCTCTTTAGGTACTTGTAGAGAGTTATAGACCTGCAGTGGTACCATTGCAGCAAAGGTTATCTCCTCGTTCGGGATACCTGCTTCAGACAAAGAATGGTCAGAGAGAGGGTGTCCAGATGGTGTTACGTTCAGCAGGCGTAGGTTACGCTCAATAGTTCTTACCACTACCATCTTTCCTGCAATGTAGTCGAGTGGCAT
The Prevotella melaninogenica DNA segment above includes these coding regions:
- a CDS encoding magnesium transporter CorA family protein, with protein sequence MKTYWNINGTLNTIKEWQPNCWIQVTCPTEQDQQELEDTFHIPDYFLSDISDTDERARYEYDDGWMLIILRIPYVKEIRSRTPYTTVPLGIIHKKDVTITVCNFETNMMLDFVSYQQKRNEGFTDYVDLIFRLFLSSAVWYLKRLKQINTLIEKAKRNLDKGVDNESLIGLSRLQDSLTYFITSIRGNENLLAKLKFKLQIDELDADLIEDVNIEMSQARETTSIYSDILESTMDTYSSIINNNMNTVMRTLTSVSIVMMLPTLISSLFGMNLVNGMETNPWGFPVAMFLSVVVSAASWWLLRRKRLL
- a CDS encoding AMP-binding protein, which codes for MTLQNFLSEWHNDNPQLLVHTSGSTGKPKPLWVEKRRMLNSARITCDFLGLKTNDTALLCMPLDYIAGKMVVVRTIERNLRLLNVTPSGHPLSDHSLSEAGIPNEEITFAAMVPLQVYNSLQVPKERERLRRIHHLIIGGGAVDDKLSAALQDFPNAVWSTYGMTETLSHIALRCLNGPDTSEWYKPFDGVKVWLNEEDCLVIDAPAVCSHPLVTNDRAEILPTNTKEGLNTPCFRILGRKDNVIDSGGIKIQIEEVEHLLNSSLTADFAITSCPDERFGEAVVLLTTQDDTNAVRTLCQQRLPKFWQPCFIFHVPTLPQTGNGKPARAEIKALARQLCDSKA